ACTTGCTTGAGCAAATTGGAGCCATCCAGAAGAGATAAAGGCAGTAGAATTTTGTTGATAATAGCGCAACTTTGCAGGAAACAACTTCCCCTCAAACCTTATCTTTACTTTCTGCTCCTCATTTTTAAAGTATTTTATGAAAAAGGAAGCTGGAAAATTCTGCATCACAACATATTTTTTCATCATTATTGTCAGAACAGAATCACAATTTCTGAAATAACAACATGTAACAACATTAACTTACACGGTTTGAACGTATAGCTTGCCTTATCTTGAcaatgaaaaagggattttcaGAGCTGAACTTCTCAGCTTCTTTCAGAGCCTTAAACCCACTGGTTCCAGGAGAGAAATCTGAAACCAATAtcataaaataagaaaatgattAGAACAGATCTTACTCAAGGAACAAGTTAGATACAAGCTATATATATTGGTTTTGGAACAGCTTAGACCCTATTTGATCACTATTTCccaaaattaaacaaataaaatcaaGAACTCAGTTGCAACACAAAATAAAAGGATCATCcaatcattaaaaaataacataccAAGGAAATCTTGCCGGGGAGATGAAAATACTGGCATTTCAAGGCTTGTATCCTTAGATTGGCTACCTCTTTCAACATCTCTAGATTTTGTAGCACTTCTCAATCGTTTCGTTTTAGAAGGAGTCGATAATGGTGCTACCGACCGCTTCCTTAGATCCCCCCGGAGTGGTGATGGGGGCTTATTTAAAATCTCAACACAATCATCATCAGTGTGATCATTGGGAGGATAGTTTATTTCAAGGCAACTCATGTCAAATATGTGTACCTCAAAAAGAGAAGTTTTTTTATAGTCAAACCACAACAAGTGCCCTTGATCTAGAGAGTAATATGCAGCAAACTCTTTCCAACCATTTTCAAATATAATCTCACCATTATGATTAGTCCAATCTATTTTCCATTGAGT
This sequence is a window from Arachis stenosperma cultivar V10309 chromosome 10, arast.V10309.gnm1.PFL2, whole genome shotgun sequence. Protein-coding genes within it:
- the LOC130954775 gene encoding B3 domain-containing protein Os12g0591400-like encodes the protein MASTSFQPKNKSPSTVISFFKILLSKSLHAGTLKIPRKFSRIYGGGVPNPVYLKLPDGTQWKIDWTNHNGEIIFENGWKEFAAYYSLDQGHLLWFDYKKTSLFEVHIFDMSCLEINYPPNDHTDDDCVEILNKPPSPLRGDLRKRSVAPLSTPSKTKRLRSATKSRDVERGSQSKDTSLEMPVFSSPRQDFLDFSPGTSGFKALKEAEKFSSENPFFIVKIRQAIRSNRNFPASFFIKYFKNEEQKVKIRFEGKLFPAKLRYYQQNSTAFISSGWLQFAQASKLQPGDVTVFELVDRDDPVFETHIYRAKAFKSWSCGFQSLKAARNFKSENPSFMVKITQTNLPRTTAVIPVPFFTKYFARKKPNIQIKLRNKLLPAKLLYYPSSSAAYISAGWQAFVGASNLKAGDVCVFELVNGKDRVLDVHIYRAGRLLSF